In Trichomycterus rosablanca isolate fTriRos1 chromosome 20, fTriRos1.hap1, whole genome shotgun sequence, one DNA window encodes the following:
- the LOC134334664 gene encoding zinc finger protein ZFP2-like: MEPADFSWCSSGEPPRSPPSVHAQDVQTQTCGTSTSPGRTSGSAGLLTPVKKEESEDEDYQCEGTSSSAGHAPCPDQRNGDFLKVIVKNEEHEADDFLYCEECGSFFISECELHGPALFVPDAPVPLGVTDRARLTLPPGLCVQTSDVPNAGLGVFNIGQTVPVGAHFGPYQGELVDKEEAMSSGYSWVIYKSWQSEEYIDAKREMSSNWMRYVNCARNVDEQNLVAFQYQGEIFYRCCRPVQLGQELLLWYDEEYVKDLDVTFDILWNKKCCIDEEKRYQCSECGKCFTRRNNLQRHQRIHTGEKPFQCSECGKSFSHQSTLQSHQRLHTGERPYQCSDCDLSFVNRSDLQKHQRIHTGEKPYHCSLCGKSFTRQSHLRLHLRIHTGERPFRCPECGKGFTHQSTLHTHQRIHTGEKLYQCSECGKSFVNRGDLQKHQRVHTGEKPYHCAHCEKTFSTPRNLQQHLRIHTGEKPYQCTECWKSFTNQSNLQQHLRIHTGEKPYQCSDCGKSFTKQSNLQIHQRVHTGEKPFECAQCGKSFTQQIALQQHRRIHTGEKPYHCSLCGKSFTNQGHLKRHLRIHTGEKLYECAQCGQRFGYSTTFKTHRCGELAETARETPSDQLTLT; the protein is encoded by the exons GTGAAGGAACGTCCAGCTCTGCAGGACACGCCCCCTGCCCGGACCAGAGGAACGGAGACTTCCTGAAGGTCATCGTGAAGAACGAGGAACACGAGGCCGACGACTTCCTGT ACTGTGAGGAGTGCGGCTCCTTCTTCATCTCCGAGTGTGAGCTCCACGGTCCGGCTCTCTTCGTCCCCGACGCCCCGGTTCCTTTAGGGGTCACAGACCGGGCCAGACTGACCCTTCCGCCCGGACTTTGCGTTCAGACGTCCGACGTTCCTAACGCGGGTCTGGGGGTGTTTAATATCGGGCAGACGGTTCCGGTCGGGGCGCACTTCGGCCCCTACCAGGGAGAGCTGGTGGACAAAGAGGAGGCCATGAGCAGTGGATACTCCTGGGTG ATCTATAAGTCCTGGCAGAGCGAGGAATACATCGATGCCAAGCGAGAGATGAGTTCCAACTGGATGAG GTACGTGAACTGTGCTCGGAACGTGGACGAGCAGAATCTGGTGGCGTTCCAGTATCAGGGGGAGATTTTCTACCGGTGCTGTCGACCCGTCCAGCTGGGACAGGAGCTCCTGCTGTGGTACGACGAGGAGTACGTCAAAGATCTGGACGTCACCTTCGACATTCTGTGGAACAAGAAGTGCTGCATAGACG AGGAGAAGCGCTATCAGTGCTCGGAGTGTGGGAAGTGCTTCACTCGCCGAAACAACCTCCAaaggcaccagcgcattcacaccggagagaagccgTTTCAGTGCTCGGAATGCGGGAAGAGCTTCTCTCACCAGAGCACGCTCCAGTCGCACCAGCGCCTTCACACGGGCGAGAGGCCGTACCAGTGCTCCGACTGCGACCTGAGCTTCGTCAACCGGAGCGACCTCCagaagcaccagcgcattcacaccggcgAGAAGCCGTACCACTGCTCGCTGTGCGGCAAGAGCTTCACTCGCCAGAGCCACCTCCGGCTGCACCTGCGCATTCACACGGGCGAGAGGCCGTTCCGGTGCCCCGAGTGCGGGAAGGGCTTCACCCACCAGAGCACTCTCCACacgcaccagcgcattcacaccggagagaagctCTATCAGTGCTCGGAGTGCGGCAAGAGCTTCGTCAACCGGGGAGACCTCCAAAagcaccagcgcgttcacaccggagagaagccgtacCACTGCGCGCACTGCGAGAAGACCTTCTCCACCCCCAGGAACCTCCAGCAGCACCTCCGCATCCACACGGGCGAGAAGCCCTACCAGTGCACCGAGTGCTGGAAGAGCTTCACCAACCAGAGCAACCTCCAGCAGCAcctgcgcattcacaccggcGAGAAGCCCTACCAGTGCTCGGACTGCGGCAAGAGCTTCACCAAGCAGAGCAACCTGCAgatacaccagcgcgttcacaccggCGAGAAGCCCTTCGAGTGCGCGCAGTGCGGCAAGAGCTTCACCCAGCAGATCGCCCTCcagcagcaccggcgcattcacacgggagAGAAGCCCTACCACTGCTCGCTGTGCGGGAAGAGCTTCACCAACCAGGGTCACCTGAAACGCCACCTCCGGATCCACACCGGCGAGAAGCTGTACGAGTGCGCGCAGTGCGGCCAGAGGTTCGGCTACTCCACCACCTTCAAGACGCACAGGTGCGGCGAGCTAGCGGAGACGGCCCGCGAGACGCCCTCAGATCAGCTAACGCTAACGTGA